One part of the Populus alba chromosome 18, ASM523922v2, whole genome shotgun sequence genome encodes these proteins:
- the LOC118062462 gene encoding glutaredoxin-C6: MQGLRRRCSDDVDLLDLSSPPNSSSSSSLSIDEAESTETRMQRLISEHPVIIFSRSSCCMCHVMKKLLATIGVHPTVIELDDHEIYALPPAAEDGSSSTSSIAPAVFIGGTCVGGLESLVALHLSGHLVPKLVELGVLAFSSGYGNNNHIILS, encoded by the coding sequence ATGCAAGGACTACGACGACGTTGCTCTGATGACGTCGATCTTCTCGACCTCAGTTCCCCACCGAACTCCTCCTCGTCCTCTTCTTTATCCATCGACGAAGCAGAATCCACGGAGACAAGAATGCAACGGCTTATATCTGAGCACCCAGTTATCATTTTCTCTCGATCTTCTTGTTGCATGTGTCATGTCATGAAGAAACTCCTTGCCACCATTGGTGTTCACCCTACTGTCATCGAATTAGACGACCACGAGATCTATGCCCTCCCTCCCGCGGCTGAAGACGgctcctcctccacctcctctATTGCCCCTGCTGTCTTCATTGGTGGCACCTGTGTTGGTGGCCTTGAGTCTCTTGTTGCTCTTCACCTGAGTGGACATCTTGTGCCTAAGCTTGTTGAACTTGGTGTCTTGGCTTTCTCTTCTGGGTATGgtaataataatcatatcatattatcataa
- the LOC118062477 gene encoding guanine nucleotide-binding protein subunit gamma 3 isoform X2, with the protein MAPATTSVPSLPSPCPKSPREYPDLYGKRREMARVQMLEREIGFLEEELKSIQGLQPASTSCKEVTDFVMANSDPLMPTRKKRRSSRFWKWLWYCFLVLLSRVSVSQLDT; encoded by the exons ATGGCTCCTGCTACGACCTCTGTACCGTCATTACCCTCGCCTTGTCCAAAGTCACCGCGAGAGTATCCAGATTTGTATGGGAAGCGCAGGGAAATGGCTAGAGTGCAGATGCTTGAGAGAGAGATTGGTTTTTTAGAG GAGGAACTAAAATCTATTCAAGGCCTCCAGCCTGCATCTACATCCTGCAAAGA GGTCACTGACTTTGTCATGGCAAACTCAGATCCTTTGATGCCAAC TCGGAAAAAACGAAGATCTAGTCGGTTCTGGAAGTGGCTATGGTACTGTTTCCTTGTCCTTTTGTCTCGTGTTTCTGTATCTCAACTTGATACCTAA
- the LOC118062477 gene encoding guanine nucleotide-binding protein subunit gamma 3 isoform X1 has protein sequence MAPATTSVPSLPSPCPKSPREYPDLYGKRREMARVQMLEREIGFLEEELKSIQGLQPASTSCKEVTDFVMANSDPLMPTSRKKRRSSRFWKWLWYCFLVLLSRVSVSQLDT, from the exons ATGGCTCCTGCTACGACCTCTGTACCGTCATTACCCTCGCCTTGTCCAAAGTCACCGCGAGAGTATCCAGATTTGTATGGGAAGCGCAGGGAAATGGCTAGAGTGCAGATGCTTGAGAGAGAGATTGGTTTTTTAGAG GAGGAACTAAAATCTATTCAAGGCCTCCAGCCTGCATCTACATCCTGCAAAGA GGTCACTGACTTTGTCATGGCAAACTCAGATCCTTTGATGCCAAC AAGTCGGAAAAAACGAAGATCTAGTCGGTTCTGGAAGTGGCTATGGTACTGTTTCCTTGTCCTTTTGTCTCGTGTTTCTGTATCTCAACTTGATACCTAA